From a single Glycine soja cultivar W05 chromosome 19, ASM419377v2, whole genome shotgun sequence genomic region:
- the LOC114398751 gene encoding uncharacterized protein LOC114398751, producing MDGSAIGNPGPSGFRGLIRNNIGDWIIGFVGHYGYATNLFAELTTIHQGLQLIWRFGHHDVVCESDCKTTLHLICDANTGYHPYTTIINKIKDYRSKPRRLHFCHILREGNKCVGALAMIELSHEDNFVQWDTPPH from the coding sequence ATGGATGGTAGCGCAATAGGGAACCCGGGACCTTCTGGATTTAGAGGGCTTATTAGGAACAACATTGGAGATTGGATCATAGGTTTTGTTGGTCACTATGGATATGCTACGAACCTCTTCGCCGAGCTCACGACCATTCATCAAGGATTACAATTGATATGGAGATTTGGACACCATGATGTTGTTTGCGAATCAGATTGCAAGACAACTCTTCATCTGATTTGTGATGCAAATACTGGGTATCATCCTTATACTACTATTATTAACAAGATCAAGGACTACAGGTCTAAACCACGAAGACTTCACTTTTGCCACATTTTGCGGGAAGGTAACAAATGCGTTGGTGCATTAGCTATGATAGAATTATCTCATGAAGATAACTTTGTTCAATGGGATACTCCCCCTCACTAG
- the LOC114398753 gene encoding uncharacterized protein LOC114398753 yields the protein MEMSNLASKLKSLKLELGEDLLVHLVLISLPAHFGQFKVSYNTQKDKWPLNELISHCVQEEERLQRDRTENAHLTSTSRNKKRKKTKGVAEGTSQQKKQNKDEEFTCYFCKKSGHMKKKCPKYVAWRVKKEHEDGVGLTKDDPINFCQAMRSSNSQKWIDAMKDEMKSMNDNEVKDLVELPEGVKPIGCKWIFKTKKDSKGNIERYKARLVAKGFTQKEGIDYKETFSPVSSKDSFRTIMALVAHFDLELHQMDVKTAFLNGDIEETIYMLQPENCVR from the exons ATGGAGATGTCCAATCTCGCATCAAAACTCAAGTCACTTAAGTTAGAGCTTGGTGAAGACCTGCTCGTGCACTTGGTTTTGATCTCGCTTCCTGCACactttgggcaattcaaagtgaGCTATAACACTCAGAAGGACAAATGGCCCCTCAATGAGCTTATATCTCACTGTGTGCAAGAGGAGGAGAGACTACAGAGAGATAGGACTGAAAATGCTCACTTGACTTCGACCTCTCggaataagaaaaggaagaagactaAGGGTGTTGCGGAAGGGACTTCTCAGCAAAAGAAGCAAAATAAGGATGAGGAATTTACCTGTTACTTCTGCAAGAAGtcgggacacatgaagaaaaaGTGTCCCAAGTATGTCGCATGGCGCGTGAAAAAAG aacatgagGATGGTGTTGGTTTAACAAAGGATGATCCAATCAACTTCTGTCAAGCTATGCGCagttctaactctcaaaaaTGGATTGACGCCATGAAAGATGAGATGAAGTCTATGAATGACAATGAAGTTAAGGATCTAGTCGAATTGCCTGAAGGTGTGAAAcctattggttgtaaatggatatttaaaaccaagaaGGATTCAAAGGGTAATATCGAGAGATATAAGGCTCGTCTAGTTGCTAAAGGCTTTACTCAGAAGGAAGGCATTGACTATAAAGAAACCTTTTCTCCAGTATCTTCAAAGGATTCTTTTAGAACTATAATGGCACTAGTAGCTCATTTTGACTTagagctacatcagatggatgtcAAGACTGCGTTTCTAAATGGTGACATTGAAGAAACGATTTATATGCTGCAACCAGAAAACTGTGTTAGGTGA